In Electrophorus electricus isolate fEleEle1 chromosome 1, fEleEle1.pri, whole genome shotgun sequence, a single window of DNA contains:
- the LOC113575231 gene encoding LOW QUALITY PROTEIN: myeloid-associated differentiation marker-like (The sequence of the model RefSeq protein was modified relative to this genomic sequence to represent the inferred CDS: substituted 1 base at 1 genomic stop codon), with amino-acid sequence MVTLDIRTVTMPVGIVRILEIVLSCVCFSLVASVGHSNSSYXAWRMFTWCFCCFMTLFILILEFTNLSAKVPISWDDFTTAFAMLATLMVLAASVIYPTFFVCSSSSCHIAASVISCICFIMYAVEVGLNRAKSGEISGFLSTVPGLMKVLEAFIACIIFICLDPGRYKLFAGLQWCVAVYSICFIFAILIIILTICRQLALCPFPFDKVLTGYNVLAVMMYMTAVVIWPLYSFQGYPRPEVCNHCSWDSLVVVSFMTCVNLIVYIVDTCYSVRLVFFITPA; translated from the coding sequence ATGGTTACATTGGACATTCGCACCGTCACCATGCCGGTTGGCATTGTACGGATACTGGAAATTGTGCTGTCATGTGTCTGTTTTAGCCTGGTGGCCTCTGTGGGCCATTCTAACTCCTCCTACTAGGCCTGGCGCATGTTCACCTGGTGCTTCTGCTGCTTCATgaccctcttcatcctcatcctggAATTCACCAACCTCAGTGCCAAGGTACCAATCTCCTGGGATGACTTCACTACAGCCTTTGCCATGCTGGCCACACTTATGGTACTGGCGGCCTCGGTCATTTACCCCACCTTCTTTGtttgctcttcttcttcttgtcaCATTGCTGCCTCAGTTATATCCTGCATTTGTTTCATTATGTATGCTGTGGAAGTAGGACTAAACCGAGCGAAATCTGGTGAGATTAGTGGCTTCCTGTCCACAGTTCCAGGCCTGATGAAAGTTCTGGAAGCATTCATCGCCTGCATCATCTTCATCTGTCTTGACCCAGGCAGATACAAGCTCTTTGCCGGGTTGCAGTGGTGTGTGGCAGTTTACTCAATCTGCTTCATCTTTGCTatcctcatcatcatcctcaccaTCTGTAGGCAGCTAGCTCTGTGCCCCTTCCCATTTGACAAAGTGCTCACCGGTTACAATGTACTGGCTGTTATGATGTACATGACGGCAGTGGTTATATGGCCACTTTACAGCTTTCAGGGATATCCAAGGCCAGAAGTCTGCAATCACTGTTCCTGGGACAGTCTAGTGGTAGTGTCCTTTATGACCTGTGTTAACCTCATTGTCTATATTGTGGATACATGCTATTCAGTACGTCTAGTGTTCTTTATTACACCTGCTTAA